Proteins found in one Pseudomonas marvdashtae genomic segment:
- a CDS encoding NADH:flavin oxidoreductase, translated as MSSDPLLQPYKIKHLTLKNRIMTTSHEPAYPVDGMPKDLYRAYHVERAKAGVALTMTAGSAAVSRDSPPVFNNVLAYKDEVVKWMKDLTDECHEHGAAVMIQLTHLGRRTRWDKADWLPVVSPSHRREASHRAFPKKMEDWDIDRIVKDYVDAAERMKAAGLDGLELQAYGHLMDQFWSPLTNDLDGPYGGSLENRMRFTFEVLRGIRQRCGEDFLLGVRYTGDEDLPGGFGASDGLQISHMLKDSGLVDFLNVVRGHIDTDAGLTDVIPIQGMRNSPHLDFAGEIRSATGFPTFHAAKIPDVATARHAIASGKVDMIGMTRAHMTDPHIVRKIIEKREEEIRPCVGANYCLDRIYQGGAAYCIHNAATGRETTMPHDIPKATVKRKVVVIGTGPAGLEAARVAGERGHEVTVFEVADQPGGQIRLTAQSERRREMISIIDWRMAQCERLGVKFQFNTWAETDTVMAEEPHVVIVATGGLPHTEVLKHGNELVVSTWDIISGDVKPGQNVLIFDDAGDHAALQAAEVIANSGAKLEIVTPDRSFAPEVMAMNLVPYMRSLQDLDVTFTVTYRVDSVEKRDGRLVVNFGSDYGQVHKQRVVDQVVVNHGTLPLDDLYFELRPHSSNNGAVEQHDLIAGKTQNIVTNPEGRFQLFRIGDAVSARNTHAAIYDALRLVKDI; from the coding sequence ATGTCCAGCGATCCTCTGCTGCAGCCCTACAAGATCAAGCACCTGACCCTCAAGAATCGGATCATGACCACGTCCCATGAGCCGGCGTATCCTGTCGACGGCATGCCGAAGGATCTGTACCGCGCTTATCACGTCGAACGCGCCAAGGCCGGCGTTGCGCTGACCATGACCGCGGGCTCCGCCGCGGTTTCACGGGACAGCCCGCCGGTGTTCAACAACGTGCTGGCGTACAAGGACGAAGTGGTCAAATGGATGAAGGACCTGACCGACGAATGCCACGAACACGGCGCGGCGGTAATGATCCAACTGACCCACCTGGGACGGCGCACGCGCTGGGACAAGGCAGACTGGCTGCCGGTCGTCTCACCGTCCCATCGCCGGGAAGCGTCCCACCGGGCCTTCCCGAAAAAGATGGAAGACTGGGACATCGATCGGATCGTCAAGGATTATGTGGACGCCGCCGAACGCATGAAGGCCGCCGGTCTCGATGGCTTGGAACTGCAGGCGTACGGGCACCTCATGGATCAGTTCTGGTCGCCACTGACCAACGATCTCGATGGCCCTTACGGTGGTTCTCTGGAAAACCGCATGCGCTTCACCTTCGAGGTGTTGCGCGGTATCCGCCAGCGCTGCGGTGAGGATTTCCTGCTCGGGGTGCGCTACACCGGCGATGAAGACCTGCCCGGTGGCTTTGGCGCCAGCGACGGCCTGCAGATTTCCCATATGCTCAAGGACAGCGGCCTGGTGGACTTCCTCAACGTCGTTCGCGGGCACATCGATACCGATGCCGGCCTCACCGACGTGATTCCGATCCAGGGCATGCGCAACTCGCCGCACCTGGATTTCGCCGGCGAGATTCGCTCCGCCACAGGCTTCCCGACATTCCATGCGGCCAAGATTCCGGACGTTGCCACGGCGCGGCACGCCATCGCCTCCGGCAAGGTCGACATGATCGGCATGACCCGCGCGCACATGACCGACCCGCACATCGTGCGCAAGATCATCGAAAAACGTGAAGAGGAAATCCGCCCATGCGTGGGCGCGAACTACTGCCTGGACCGCATCTACCAGGGCGGCGCCGCGTATTGCATTCACAACGCCGCCACCGGTCGCGAAACCACCATGCCCCACGACATCCCCAAGGCGACAGTCAAACGCAAGGTGGTGGTGATCGGCACCGGCCCGGCGGGCCTGGAAGCGGCACGGGTGGCTGGCGAACGTGGCCACGAGGTCACGGTATTCGAAGTGGCGGATCAGCCCGGTGGACAGATCCGCTTGACCGCGCAGAGCGAGCGGCGGCGCGAGATGATCAGCATCATCGACTGGCGCATGGCGCAATGCGAGCGGCTGGGTGTGAAGTTCCAGTTCAATACCTGGGCCGAAACCGACACGGTCATGGCCGAGGAACCTCACGTGGTAATCGTCGCCACGGGCGGCCTGCCCCACACCGAGGTGCTCAAGCACGGCAACGAACTGGTGGTGTCGACCTGGGACATCATTTCCGGCGACGTCAAGCCTGGCCAGAACGTGCTGATCTTCGATGACGCGGGTGACCACGCGGCGCTGCAAGCGGCGGAAGTGATTGCCAACAGCGGCGCAAAACTGGAGATCGTCACGCCAGACCGGTCATTTGCGCCGGAGGTGATGGCGATGAACCTGGTGCCGTACATGCGCAGCCTGCAGGACCTGGACGTCACTTTCACTGTCACCTATCGGGTTGACTCCGTGGAAAAACGCGACGGTCGCCTGGTGGTCAACTTCGGCAGCGACTACGGCCAGGTGCACAAGCAGCGCGTGGTCGATCAGGTAGTGGTCAACCACGGCACCCTGCCACTGGACGACCTGTATTTCGAATTGCGCCCGCATTCGAGCAACAACGGTGCGGTCGAACAACACGATCTGATTGCCGGGAAAACCCAGAATATCGTGACCAACCCCGAAGGCCGCTTCCAGTTGTTCCGGATCGGCGATGCGGTGTCGGCGCGCAATACCCATGCGGCGATCTACGATGCGTTGCGGCTGGTCAAGGACATCTGA
- a CDS encoding electron transfer flavoprotein subunit beta/FixA family protein: MKVLVAVKRAIDPNVKVRVKADGSDVELNGVKMALNPFCEIAVEEAIRLKEKGLASEVVVVSVGTSAAQEQLRTALALGADRALLVETNALLEPLNVAKYLSKVIDQEKPQLILFGKQAIDQENNQVGQMVAQLIGSGQATYASAINQVDGQWVVEREVDGGSQMVALEMPAVVTCDLRLNQPRYASLPNIMKAKKKPLEIVSADTLGASVKEHARLLGVVPPAVRKAGINVSSVAELVDKLKNVAGVI, translated from the coding sequence ATGAAAGTGCTCGTTGCGGTAAAGCGTGCCATCGACCCGAATGTGAAAGTCCGGGTGAAAGCTGACGGTTCAGACGTCGAGCTCAATGGCGTGAAGATGGCCTTGAACCCGTTCTGCGAGATCGCGGTGGAAGAGGCGATTCGCCTCAAGGAGAAAGGGCTGGCATCCGAAGTGGTGGTGGTCTCGGTGGGCACTTCGGCCGCCCAGGAACAACTGCGCACGGCATTGGCACTGGGTGCGGACCGGGCGCTGCTGGTCGAGACGAATGCGCTACTCGAGCCACTCAACGTCGCCAAGTACCTGAGCAAAGTGATCGATCAAGAGAAGCCGCAACTGATCCTGTTCGGCAAACAGGCCATCGACCAGGAAAACAACCAGGTCGGCCAAATGGTCGCGCAGTTGATCGGCAGCGGTCAGGCCACTTACGCCTCTGCAATCAATCAGGTCGACGGGCAATGGGTCGTCGAGCGTGAAGTCGACGGTGGCAGCCAAATGGTCGCGCTTGAAATGCCGGCCGTGGTGACCTGCGACTTGCGCCTGAATCAGCCGCGCTACGCGTCGTTGCCGAACATCATGAAAGCCAAAAAAAAACCGCTTGAAATCGTTTCCGCCGACACCTTGGGCGCGAGCGTGAAGGAACACGCTCGATTATTAGGGGTGGTCCCGCCTGCGGTGCGCAAAGCGGGGATCAACGTCAGTTCGGTGGCCGAGCTGGTGGATAAATTGAAGAACGTTGCGGGGGTGATTTGA
- a CDS encoding Ldh family oxidoreductase, with product MYRSISQAIPLKTTIYRRLTLNEAIDWVAHLCEAKGCSSAVALSLAHATVAAQARGNHAVGFRHLADYLPGFSSGRINPRAEPRVSRAGAIIFKSDAQGGIAQLGVDRCFDSLCHAAQANGMAALSQWNSFTSGELGDYTLRFAQAGLIALAVANGPALVAVPGAKGKTYSTNPLSFAAPSADGIPLQFDQACSAAAFVNIAHAASTGSDIPEGWAVDQQGHGTRNALAALGGALLPFGGHRGANLMLMVEVLAAGLTGANWSLDAPDFNQGNQTPGCGLLLLLLAPDFFSPGFEQRLASQLARLTQMHVHRPGWERQHATVAAQDDGISVPVDLLEQLSRL from the coding sequence ATGTATCGATCGATTAGTCAGGCGATACCCTTGAAGACCACAATTTATCGTCGCTTAACCCTTAATGAAGCGATCGACTGGGTGGCGCATCTCTGCGAAGCGAAGGGCTGCTCATCAGCGGTTGCGCTCTCATTGGCCCATGCCACCGTGGCTGCGCAAGCGCGCGGTAACCACGCCGTGGGGTTTCGGCATCTCGCCGATTACTTGCCGGGGTTTTCCTCCGGACGTATCAATCCGCGTGCCGAGCCACGCGTCTCCCGCGCCGGCGCGATTATCTTCAAGTCTGATGCCCAAGGCGGAATTGCCCAGCTTGGTGTCGATCGCTGTTTCGATTCGTTGTGCCATGCCGCGCAGGCCAATGGCATGGCCGCGCTCAGCCAATGGAATAGCTTCACCAGCGGCGAGCTGGGCGACTACACGCTGCGGTTTGCCCAGGCCGGGCTGATTGCCTTGGCAGTCGCAAACGGACCGGCGCTGGTGGCCGTTCCTGGCGCCAAGGGCAAGACTTACTCGACCAATCCACTCTCATTTGCCGCGCCCTCGGCCGATGGTATCCCCCTGCAGTTCGACCAGGCCTGCAGTGCTGCGGCGTTCGTGAACATCGCCCACGCCGCTTCGACGGGCAGCGATATTCCCGAGGGCTGGGCGGTGGACCAGCAAGGGCACGGCACACGCAACGCCTTGGCGGCGCTGGGCGGTGCGCTGCTGCCTTTTGGTGGTCACCGAGGGGCCAATCTGATGCTCATGGTCGAGGTTCTGGCGGCGGGGCTCACGGGGGCCAATTGGTCGTTGGATGCGCCGGATTTCAACCAGGGAAACCAGACGCCCGGCTGTGGCCTGTTGCTCCTGCTTCTGGCGCCGGATTTCTTTTCGCCGGGATTCGAGCAGCGGCTTGCCAGTCAACTGGCCCGCCTGACGCAGATGCATGTCCACAGGCCGGGATGGGAACGGCAACACGCAACGGTCGCCGCGCAGGATGATGGGATCAGTGTTCCCGTTGATTTGCTGGAACAGTTGAGCCGTCTGTAG
- the choW gene encoding choline ABC transporter permease subunit: MWITQEKLPLGEIIARYVDWLTQHGADVFDAISLALSGTITALTHALLWFNPLALIAIFALLAYYIQRKVSLTLFVAFSFLLIFNLGYWQETMETLAQVTFATLVCVIIGVPLGIVAAHKPMFYTMMRPVLDLMQTVPTFVYLIPTLTLFGLGVVPGLISTVVFAIAAPIRLTYLGIRDVPTELMDAGKAFGCSRRQLLSRIELPHAMPSIAAGITQCIMLSLSMVVIAALVGADGLGKPVVNALNTADIAMGFEAGLAIVLLAIILDRICKQREAVKRGDV, encoded by the coding sequence ATGTGGATTACACAAGAGAAACTCCCCTTGGGCGAGATCATTGCCCGGTATGTCGATTGGTTGACGCAGCATGGCGCAGACGTATTTGACGCGATATCGCTGGCGTTGTCCGGGACCATCACAGCGCTGACCCACGCCCTTCTTTGGTTCAACCCCCTGGCTTTGATCGCGATATTTGCGCTCCTCGCTTACTACATCCAGCGCAAGGTCAGCCTGACACTGTTCGTCGCCTTCTCATTCTTGCTGATATTCAACCTCGGCTACTGGCAGGAAACCATGGAGACCCTGGCGCAAGTGACGTTCGCCACTCTCGTGTGCGTGATCATCGGCGTACCGCTGGGCATCGTTGCCGCGCACAAGCCGATGTTCTACACCATGATGCGTCCGGTGCTCGATCTGATGCAGACCGTACCGACCTTCGTCTACCTCATTCCTACCCTGACCCTCTTCGGCCTGGGTGTGGTTCCGGGCCTGATCTCCACCGTGGTGTTCGCGATTGCCGCGCCCATCCGTCTGACCTACCTGGGTATCCGCGACGTACCGACCGAACTGATGGACGCCGGCAAAGCCTTCGGCTGCTCCCGTCGCCAGCTCCTGTCGCGCATTGAACTGCCCCATGCGATGCCGAGCATCGCCGCCGGTATCACCCAGTGCATCATGCTGTCGTTGTCGATGGTGGTGATCGCCGCGCTGGTGGGTGCCGATGGCCTGGGCAAACCGGTGGTCAACGCACTGAACACCGCCGATATCGCCATGGGTTTTGAAGCCGGCCTGGCGATCGTGCTGCTGGCCATTATTCTCGACCGAATCTGCAAACAACGCGAAGCCGTGAAAAGAGGTGACGTATGA
- a CDS encoding TetR/AcrR family transcriptional regulator has protein sequence MPQVGKARSKAQDAGWRGSPEGWLEAAYEALKESGIDAVRVMPLAKRLGLSRTSFYWFFEDREQLLAALLSRWRETNTGGLVRQSESYAESISEAILNVFECWLNPQLFDSQFEFAVRSWALQSAEVAQEVAVVDEQRMNALASMFKRFGYDSQGADSRARTIYLTQIGYITMNTTELITVRFQRIPHYVSIFTGKVPKQRELDRFYGKFGYAEKESGVFVPLTDTFDEGTADDQ, from the coding sequence ATGCCGCAGGTAGGGAAGGCCCGTAGTAAGGCCCAGGACGCAGGCTGGCGGGGCTCGCCGGAGGGCTGGCTGGAAGCGGCCTACGAGGCTCTGAAGGAGTCGGGCATCGATGCTGTCCGGGTCATGCCGCTGGCCAAGCGCCTGGGCTTGTCACGCACCAGCTTCTACTGGTTCTTCGAAGACCGCGAGCAACTGCTGGCTGCGTTGCTATCGCGTTGGCGGGAGACCAATACGGGAGGCTTGGTCCGGCAAAGTGAAAGCTATGCCGAAAGCATCTCCGAGGCGATCCTGAATGTGTTCGAGTGCTGGCTTAACCCTCAGCTGTTCGACTCGCAGTTCGAGTTTGCCGTGCGCAGTTGGGCGCTTCAGTCCGCTGAAGTGGCTCAAGAGGTCGCGGTGGTAGATGAGCAGCGAATGAACGCCCTGGCAAGCATGTTCAAGCGCTTTGGCTATGACAGCCAAGGCGCTGATAGCCGGGCCCGAACGATCTATCTGACGCAGATTGGCTACATCACCATGAACACGACTGAGCTGATCACCGTGCGCTTCCAGCGCATTCCTCATTACGTGAGCATCTTCACCGGTAAAGTCCCCAAGCAGCGCGAACTGGATCGTTTCTACGGGAAGTTCGGCTATGCCGAAAAAGAGTCGGGGGTTTTCGTTCCCTTGACCGACACATTCGACGAAGGCACCGCCGATGATCAATGA
- a CDS encoding pyrroline-5-carboxylate reductase family protein: protein MINETLGIIGGTGWLGGAIAKAVLAKALLPAGNLVISNRSGSHPLAQQGACLVTDNQDLVDRSDVIIIAVRPEHFTSLNINATGKTVISLMAGIKAQAIIAQTSAAAVVRAMPNAAVEIEQSFTPWYCAGEVEATTRSFVQRVFECVGTAAEVQEEDFIDYLSALSGTGPAFPALLMTALANQAMAAGIPGDIAQLAAKNVVVNSSQLLASRDAQQMIDALVAYRGVTAAALLAMSQGCFEEQIGRALQEGAAVARKGLQA from the coding sequence ATGATCAATGAAACCCTGGGGATCATTGGCGGAACCGGTTGGTTGGGCGGCGCGATCGCCAAGGCAGTGTTGGCGAAGGCACTGCTGCCGGCAGGCAACCTGGTCATTTCCAACCGTTCGGGCAGTCACCCATTGGCACAACAAGGCGCCTGCCTGGTCACGGATAACCAGGACCTGGTCGATCGCAGCGACGTCATCATCATTGCGGTTCGCCCCGAGCATTTCACCAGTCTGAATATCAACGCGACTGGCAAGACTGTTATCTCCCTGATGGCCGGGATCAAGGCACAAGCGATCATCGCGCAGACCTCGGCTGCGGCGGTCGTGCGGGCGATGCCCAACGCGGCGGTGGAAATCGAGCAGTCCTTCACGCCTTGGTATTGTGCTGGAGAGGTAGAGGCGACAACGAGAAGCTTTGTGCAGCGCGTGTTCGAATGCGTGGGTACGGCGGCTGAGGTCCAGGAAGAGGACTTCATTGATTACTTGTCCGCACTCTCGGGCACCGGTCCGGCCTTTCCGGCCTTGTTGATGACTGCGTTGGCCAATCAGGCGATGGCAGCCGGCATCCCTGGCGATATCGCGCAGCTTGCCGCGAAAAATGTCGTGGTCAACAGCAGTCAATTGCTGGCGAGCCGCGACGCCCAGCAAATGATCGATGCTTTGGTCGCCTACCGTGGTGTAACGGCCGCTGCCTTGCTGGCGATGAGTCAGGGGTGTTTCGAAGAACAGATTGGAAGGGCGTTGCAGGAAGGCGCCGCGGTTGCTCGCAAGGGGCTTCAAGCCTGA
- a CDS encoding GlxA family transcriptional regulator: MNQLTEAQKTSSVGFLLLDNFSLTCFTHCLDVLVTANLIQPGSIRIHTFSRNDSEVISDLAIPIRPDTPLTDIRIAALDLMIVCGGLRTPRVLSGGLVTLLTKLANLPIALGGLWNGAWYLGKAGLLDGYRCAIHAEQRMALSECSPKTTVTLDTVVFDRDRFTASNPAGAFQIMMKWLYAALDQKVADAVFDLLDHESRFRTSAKVLDRKVSASLREVIALMECNLEEPLGLDLLAQCVQLSKRQIQRLFRKQINMSPQRYYLELRLTEARRLLQNSRLTVTDVAIACGFVSTPHFSKCYSTLFGCPPSKESRYEI; the protein is encoded by the coding sequence ATGAACCAGCTGACTGAAGCCCAGAAAACATCGAGCGTGGGATTCCTGTTGCTCGATAACTTTTCCCTGACCTGTTTCACTCATTGCCTGGACGTGCTGGTGACCGCCAACCTCATCCAGCCCGGGTCGATAAGAATCCATACCTTCAGTCGCAACGACTCTGAAGTGATCAGCGACCTGGCAATCCCCATCAGGCCAGACACACCGTTGACCGATATCAGGATCGCGGCGCTGGACTTGATGATTGTCTGCGGCGGGCTACGCACGCCGAGGGTACTTTCCGGCGGGCTGGTAACGCTGCTGACCAAGCTGGCGAACCTGCCCATTGCGCTCGGCGGGTTATGGAACGGCGCCTGGTACTTGGGCAAGGCCGGACTGCTGGATGGTTACCGATGCGCTATTCATGCCGAACAACGAATGGCCCTGTCAGAGTGTTCGCCGAAGACCACCGTGACGCTCGACACAGTAGTGTTCGACAGGGACCGGTTCACGGCATCAAACCCAGCCGGTGCCTTTCAAATCATGATGAAGTGGCTTTACGCTGCCCTCGACCAGAAAGTCGCGGATGCGGTGTTTGATCTGCTGGACCATGAATCTCGATTCCGTACCTCGGCCAAGGTGCTGGACCGCAAAGTCAGCGCGTCCCTGCGAGAAGTCATTGCATTGATGGAGTGCAATCTTGAAGAACCACTGGGCCTGGATCTGCTCGCCCAATGCGTTCAACTTTCCAAGCGCCAGATCCAACGTCTGTTTCGAAAACAAATCAATATGTCCCCCCAACGGTATTATCTGGAACTTCGGCTGACCGAAGCACGGCGCCTGCTACAGAACTCCAGGTTGACCGTCACTGACGTCGCCATTGCCTGCGGTTTCGTCTCCACCCCTCATTTCAGCAAGTGCTACAGCACGCTCTTCGGTTGTCCGCCATCAAAGGAAAGTCGTTATGAAATATAG
- the choV gene encoding choline ABC transporter ATP-binding protein, which yields MSIIRFEDVDVIFAARPKPALDLLDKGFSRPEILQQTGLIVGVEKANLEINKGEICVLMGLSGSGKSSLLRCINGLNTVSRGKLFVEHEGRQIDIASCTPAELKMMRTQRIAMVFQKFALMPWLTVRENISFGLEMQGRAEKERKKLVNEKLELVGLTQWRNKKPDELSGGMQQRVGLARALAMDADILLMDEPFSALDPLIRQGLQDELLDLQRKLHKTIVFVSHDLDEALKLGTRIAIMKDGKIIQYSKPEEIVLNPADDYVRNFVAHTNPLNVLCAKSLMTPLDQCVFARDEYCLETAQNLWMAVNSQRHLTNVRKGATAAHVQSWNPTERIDSLARQPTCVPPITTMRDALQIRYETGHPLIVRDEAGTVLGILGDGELYRALLGHNLSHPVPAEPARESSVA from the coding sequence ATGAGCATCATCCGTTTTGAAGACGTCGACGTCATCTTCGCTGCCCGTCCGAAGCCCGCCCTGGACCTGCTCGACAAAGGCTTTTCGCGGCCCGAGATTCTGCAGCAAACCGGTTTGATCGTCGGTGTGGAGAAAGCCAACCTGGAGATCAACAAAGGTGAGATCTGCGTGCTCATGGGCCTGTCCGGCTCCGGCAAATCCAGCCTGCTGCGCTGCATCAACGGCTTGAACACGGTCAGTCGCGGCAAGCTGTTCGTCGAGCATGAAGGCCGACAGATCGACATCGCCTCCTGCACCCCCGCCGAACTGAAGATGATGCGCACCCAGCGCATCGCCATGGTGTTCCAGAAGTTCGCCCTGATGCCCTGGCTGACGGTGCGCGAGAACATCAGCTTCGGCCTGGAAATGCAGGGTCGAGCGGAGAAGGAACGCAAGAAGCTGGTGAATGAGAAGCTTGAGTTGGTGGGCCTGACCCAGTGGCGCAACAAGAAGCCCGACGAACTGTCCGGCGGCATGCAGCAACGGGTCGGCCTGGCCCGGGCATTGGCGATGGACGCCGACATCCTGTTGATGGACGAACCGTTTTCGGCCCTCGACCCGCTGATTCGCCAAGGCCTGCAGGACGAGTTGCTCGATCTGCAGCGCAAACTGCACAAGACCATCGTCTTCGTCAGCCATGACCTGGACGAAGCCTTGAAGCTGGGCACGCGCATCGCCATCATGAAAGACGGCAAGATCATCCAGTACAGCAAGCCCGAAGAGATCGTACTCAACCCGGCCGACGACTACGTGCGCAACTTCGTCGCCCACACCAACCCGTTGAATGTGCTGTGCGCGAAAAGCTTGATGACCCCACTGGACCAATGCGTTTTCGCCCGCGACGAATATTGCCTGGAAACGGCTCAAAACCTGTGGATGGCGGTGAATTCGCAGCGTCATCTGACCAACGTTCGAAAAGGTGCAACCGCCGCACACGTCCAATCATGGAATCCGACCGAGCGAATCGACAGCTTGGCGCGACAACCGACTTGCGTGCCGCCGATCACCACCATGCGCGACGCCCTGCAGATTCGCTACGAAACGGGCCATCCCTTGATCGTGCGGGATGAGGCCGGTACCGTCCTGGGTATCTTGGGCGACGGTGAACTGTATCGGGCACTGCTGGGGCACAACCTGTCGCACCCTGTGCCCGCTGAGCCCGCACGAGAATCTTCGGTGGCGTGA
- a CDS encoding electron transfer flavoprotein subunit alpha/FixB family protein, whose protein sequence is MRTLVIAEHSAGQLTAGTWSAVTAAIALGAETDLLVMGGADAATVVQQAALAQGLDRVLLAQGTMFENPLAENVQPLITSLVAEGYTHVVADASSMGRNLLPRVAASLDVGMLSDVTYIVSADTFQRPIYAGNAIATVQSLDPIKLLTVRASAFAQALAHEHPCEVLAVKGGQSASNVRFVSEQLTASERPDLASARVVVSGGRGMQSKENFALIERVADKLGGAVGASRAAVDSGFAPNDLQVGQTGKIVAPELYIAAGISGAIQHLAGMSGSKVIVAINQDAEAPIAQVADYMLVADLFEVLPALEKAL, encoded by the coding sequence ATGCGCACATTGGTGATCGCCGAGCACAGTGCAGGTCAGTTGACGGCAGGTACATGGAGTGCCGTGACCGCCGCCATCGCCTTGGGTGCCGAGACGGATTTGCTGGTGATGGGCGGGGCGGATGCGGCGACGGTGGTGCAACAGGCGGCACTGGCCCAGGGCCTGGACCGGGTGCTGCTCGCACAAGGGACGATGTTCGAAAACCCCCTGGCGGAAAATGTCCAACCGCTGATCACTTCGCTGGTGGCCGAGGGGTATACGCACGTCGTTGCCGACGCCAGCAGCATGGGTCGCAATCTGCTGCCGAGGGTGGCTGCCAGCCTGGATGTCGGCATGCTGTCCGACGTCACCTACATCGTTTCGGCGGACACCTTCCAGCGACCCATTTACGCCGGCAATGCGATCGCCACGGTTCAGTCCCTCGACCCGATCAAGTTGCTCACCGTCCGCGCCTCGGCGTTCGCCCAAGCCTTGGCCCATGAGCATCCCTGTGAAGTGCTGGCGGTGAAGGGCGGGCAAAGCGCAAGCAACGTGCGCTTCGTCAGTGAACAACTGACCGCCAGCGAAAGGCCCGACCTGGCGAGCGCCCGCGTCGTCGTGTCCGGTGGCCGCGGCATGCAGAGCAAAGAGAATTTCGCCCTGATCGAGCGCGTGGCCGACAAGCTCGGCGGTGCCGTAGGGGCCTCCCGCGCTGCTGTGGATTCGGGATTTGCGCCCAACGATTTGCAGGTCGGGCAGACCGGGAAAATCGTCGCGCCAGAACTTTATATCGCCGCAGGTATCAGCGGGGCCATTCAGCATCTGGCGGGCATGAGTGGTTCAAAAGTCATCGTCGCGATCAACCAGGATGCTGAGGCGCCGATTGCGCAAGTGGCGGATTACATGCTGGTGGCGGACCTGTTCGAAGTACTGCCGGCGCTCGAAAAGGCGTTGTGA
- a CDS encoding glycine betaine ABC transporter substrate-binding protein, translating into MMTLSNKTFVGWFTGLALACGSLIAHAEEPTPIRIGWVNWSDTEIAVKLADTALRDHLKQPVKLVLADIGIQFQALANGNIDLIPMVWLPSTHKSFYDKYQDKLEDLGVLYEGRIGMAVPTSIPTSELASVEDLNKPEVREKLGGKILTSEVGNGQYKLTEKAIKEYKLDGYKMVASSESGMLSELDRNLKRDKWALINAWSPHWMFAKWPLRYLDDPKQVFGGAEQIHAIARKGFSAEHPDVARFFANFKIPKADLEKLMASARDSSADKVVAEYYAANKPRFEAMFGSQTASATPAQ; encoded by the coding sequence ATGATGACGTTATCCAATAAAACTTTTGTCGGCTGGTTTACGGGCCTTGCATTGGCCTGTGGCAGTCTGATCGCCCACGCCGAGGAACCCACGCCCATTCGTATCGGTTGGGTGAATTGGTCGGATACGGAAATAGCGGTAAAGCTGGCCGATACAGCATTGCGCGACCACTTGAAGCAACCGGTCAAATTGGTGCTCGCCGATATTGGCATTCAGTTCCAGGCCTTGGCCAACGGCAATATCGACCTGATCCCGATGGTTTGGCTGCCGAGCACTCACAAGTCGTTCTACGACAAATACCAGGATAAGCTCGAAGACCTCGGCGTGTTGTATGAAGGTCGGATCGGCATGGCGGTGCCAACGTCCATTCCAACCAGCGAACTGGCCAGTGTCGAAGACCTGAACAAGCCTGAAGTGCGGGAAAAACTCGGAGGCAAGATCCTGACGTCGGAAGTGGGCAACGGGCAGTACAAGCTGACGGAGAAGGCTATCAAGGAGTACAAGCTCGATGGCTACAAGATGGTCGCCTCTTCAGAGTCCGGCATGTTGAGCGAGCTGGATCGCAACCTCAAGCGTGACAAGTGGGCATTGATCAACGCCTGGAGCCCGCACTGGATGTTCGCCAAGTGGCCACTGCGTTACTTGGATGATCCGAAGCAGGTGTTCGGCGGCGCCGAGCAAATTCACGCGATTGCCCGCAAAGGCTTCAGCGCCGAGCATCCCGATGTCGCCCGGTTCTTCGCCAACTTCAAGATTCCCAAGGCCGACCTTGAGAAGTTGATGGCGAGCGCCCGTGACAGTTCGGCAGACAAGGTCGTTGCAGAGTACTACGCCGCCAACAAGCCTCGTTTCGAAGCGATGTTCGGCAGCCAGACGGCTTCCGCGACACCGGCCCAGTAA